From Candidatus Manganitrophus morganii, the proteins below share one genomic window:
- a CDS encoding IPT/TIG domain-containing protein, with protein sequence MMPKLLITSLALLLLTSLAHAEQRYFYDSLGRLAAEMDSAGNVAFYEYDAVGNLLAIRQGDPDELTLVSFSPTKGPVGTTVTILGSGFSTTLSENQLFVNDTPATVLSAENASIVFTVPSGATTGLIKVTTPLGTVQSVQPFTVIPGPAITSVDPNRVGQGAVVVATIQGQGLPSVGQVTFSDSRITATVMSGGDGTKLPIRLTVASNTPPGSYTFSITTNEGVIPSGSVVIMVTPPVSSFSIAPPLSIFKPFSTGIAPSGSLITSAPRGISVYVPSPTEISPSGSSMVVAPPESVSMP encoded by the coding sequence ATGATGCCTAAATTACTGATTACATCCCTAGCCCTACTTCTTTTAACCTCCCTCGCCCATGCCGAGCAGCGCTACTTCTACGACAGCTTGGGGCGGCTGGCGGCGGAGATGGATTCGGCGGGGAATGTCGCCTTCTATGAATACGATGCGGTGGGAAATCTCTTGGCGATCCGGCAGGGCGATCCAGACGAGCTTACACTGGTCTCCTTCTCTCCCACGAAAGGCCCGGTCGGCACGACGGTGACGATCCTCGGCTCGGGCTTCAGCACGACCCTCTCCGAGAATCAGCTCTTCGTCAACGACACCCCGGCGACGGTCCTCTCGGCGGAGAATGCGTCGATCGTCTTTACCGTCCCCAGCGGAGCGACGACCGGCTTGATCAAAGTCACCACGCCCTTGGGAACGGTACAGAGTGTTCAACCATTTACCGTCATTCCCGGACCGGCGATCACCTCCGTCGATCCCAACCGGGTGGGGCAGGGCGCAGTCGTGGTCGCAACGATCCAGGGTCAGGGACTGCCGTCGGTCGGTCAGGTCACATTTTCAGATTCACGGATCACTGCGACCGTGATGAGTGGCGGGGACGGAACAAAGTTGCCGATTCGGTTGACCGTTGCTTCGAACACCCCACCCGGCTCCTATACTTTCTCGATTACGACGAATGAGGGCGTGATTCCGAGCGGAAGCGTCGTCATCATGGTCACACCGCCGGTTTCCTCTTTCAGTATCGCTCCACCGCTCAGTATCTTTAAGCCGTTTTCAACTGGCATCGCCCCTTCCGGTTCACTAATCACTTCCGCTCCCCGTGGGATCAGTGTGTATGTTCCGTCTCCGACGGAGATATCCCCATCGGGAAGCAGTATGGTCGTCGCGCCCCCGGAAAGTGTTTCGATGCCTTAA
- a CDS encoding OsmC family protein, whose translation MAVRTSEATWEGNLKEGKGKMKVGAGAYEGPFSFASRFESGSGTNPEELIAAALAGCFSMALSAGLGKNGFNPTRVKTVAKAHLEKVGEGFKITRMELNSEAEIPGIDKAKFNEIAEATKKGCPVSQALAGTEITLNAKLL comes from the coding sequence ATGGCAGTACGCACTTCGGAAGCCACTTGGGAAGGAAATTTGAAAGAAGGAAAAGGAAAAATGAAGGTCGGCGCCGGCGCTTATGAGGGGCCATTCTCGTTCGCCTCGCGCTTCGAGTCAGGAAGCGGGACCAATCCGGAGGAGCTGATCGCCGCCGCGCTCGCCGGCTGTTTCTCCATGGCCCTTTCCGCCGGCCTGGGAAAAAATGGATTTAACCCGACGCGGGTCAAGACCGTCGCCAAGGCCCATCTGGAAAAGGTCGGGGAAGGATTCAAGATCACCCGGATGGAATTGAACTCCGAGGCGGAGATTCCCGGGATCGACAAGGCGAAATTCAATGAGATCGCCGAGGCGACCAAGAAAGGCTGCCCGGTTTCTCAGGCGCTCGCCGGGACCGAAATCACCTTGAACGCGAAACTTCTCTAA
- a CDS encoding patatin-like phospholipase family protein produces the protein MEKKEEKETPKGESTQRQDRLGLALSGGGFRASFFHIGVLAQMARLGLLRHVEVISTVSGGSIVGALYYLHVKRLLEAKGDEEVTDSDYVAIIGQIEQDFLRGVQQNLRMRTFINPLKALRMALPNYSRSDRIGELYDEYFYRPVLDPNRTTLIAMRELKIQPKGGKPDFNPLDDNGGRRAKAPILLLNATSLNTGHNWRFEAVRMGEPPRDGIVAQEIDKNLRLRRPPSYDAITEKQQNIELGLAVAASACVPGLFPPLAISGLYPHDIRVQLVDGGVHDNQGVGGLIDLGCTRFVVSDASGQMRDERQPTTSIPAVLGRANSILMDRVREEELFRLIQHEDAPVAFMHMLRGLSGQAVSWIGPDEKPAEPEKKERLPETTSESFGVASEVQNLLSRIRTDLDSFSDVEAYALMYDGYKMSEQEIPKCKAFKELLSGSAPVAPSPCRFLEIAPLMAKPTPLFLQQLKVGGERVLKIFRLRKPVAAVTGIVLIGLLFWLWKVLGPTILAQFARQVTIGGLLFSGAILALGFLPVISRVLPLFRFLRGPTSFIVRFVVRALIPAIASGPIALHIFIFDRLFLKQGTLERLGLSSKAGAGGQGPEVGKN, from the coding sequence ATGGAAAAGAAAGAAGAGAAAGAAACCCCGAAGGGGGAGAGCACGCAGAGGCAGGATCGGCTGGGGCTCGCTTTATCGGGAGGGGGCTTTCGCGCCTCTTTCTTTCACATCGGCGTCCTGGCGCAGATGGCGCGGCTCGGCCTGCTCCGGCATGTGGAGGTAATCTCGACCGTCTCGGGCGGCTCGATCGTCGGGGCCCTCTACTACCTTCACGTGAAGCGGCTCCTTGAAGCGAAGGGGGACGAAGAGGTGACCGACTCGGACTACGTCGCGATCATCGGGCAGATCGAGCAAGATTTTCTGCGCGGCGTCCAGCAGAACCTCCGGATGCGGACCTTTATCAACCCGCTCAAAGCGCTCCGGATGGCCCTGCCGAACTACTCCCGGAGCGACCGGATCGGCGAGCTCTACGACGAATATTTCTATCGACCGGTCCTCGATCCCAACCGGACCACGCTGATTGCGATGCGAGAGTTAAAGATTCAGCCGAAGGGGGGGAAGCCCGACTTCAACCCCCTGGACGACAACGGCGGCCGCCGGGCGAAGGCGCCGATTCTCCTTCTCAACGCGACCTCTCTGAACACCGGCCACAACTGGCGCTTCGAGGCGGTCCGGATGGGGGAGCCGCCGCGGGACGGGATCGTGGCCCAAGAGATCGACAAGAACCTCCGGCTGCGCCGTCCTCCCTCCTACGACGCGATCACCGAAAAGCAGCAAAACATCGAGCTCGGCCTGGCGGTCGCCGCCTCGGCCTGTGTTCCGGGACTCTTCCCGCCGCTGGCGATCAGCGGTCTTTATCCACATGACATTCGGGTCCAGCTTGTCGACGGCGGGGTGCATGATAATCAGGGGGTCGGGGGGCTGATTGACCTGGGATGCACCCGGTTCGTCGTCAGCGACGCGTCGGGGCAGATGCGGGATGAACGTCAGCCGACAACGTCGATCCCCGCCGTCCTCGGCCGGGCCAACAGCATCTTGATGGACCGGGTCCGGGAAGAGGAGCTCTTCCGTCTGATTCAACATGAAGATGCGCCGGTCGCCTTCATGCACATGTTGCGGGGGCTCTCGGGACAGGCGGTGTCATGGATCGGCCCGGATGAAAAACCGGCCGAGCCGGAAAAGAAGGAGCGGCTGCCCGAGACCACCTCCGAGAGCTTCGGCGTCGCCTCCGAAGTGCAAAATCTTCTCTCCCGGATTCGAACCGACCTCGACTCGTTCAGCGACGTGGAGGCTTACGCGTTGATGTATGACGGTTATAAAATGAGCGAGCAGGAGATTCCGAAATGCAAGGCCTTTAAGGAGCTTCTCTCCGGGTCGGCCCCGGTCGCCCCTTCCCCCTGCCGTTTCTTAGAGATCGCGCCGCTGATGGCAAAGCCGACACCGCTCTTCCTCCAACAGCTCAAGGTCGGAGGGGAGCGGGTGCTGAAAATATTCAGGCTGAGAAAACCGGTCGCGGCCGTCACAGGGATTGTTTTGATCGGCCTTCTCTTCTGGCTCTGGAAGGTGTTGGGGCCGACCATTCTGGCGCAGTTCGCCCGGCAGGTCACCATCGGAGGGCTTCTTTTCTCCGGCGCGATTCTGGCCCTCGGTTTTCTTCCGGTCATCAGCCGGGTTCTCCCTCTCTTTCGCTTTCTTCGCGGTCCGACCAGTTTTATCGTTCGTTTCGTGGTGAGAGCGCTCATTCCGGCGATCGCCTCCGGTCCGATCGCGCTTCACATTTTTATCTTCGATCGGCTCTTTCTCAAACAGGGAACGCTGGAGCGGCTGGGGCTTTCTTCGAAAGCAGGGGCCGGGGGTCAGGGGCCGGAGGTCGGGAAAAACTAA